From the Nodularia sphaerocarpa UHCC 0038 genome, the window ATAGGTGTTATCAACTCGCCAAACTCCTACACCCGTTTCTCTAAAAACCGGACGAAGAATATTGTCACGATGTCCCGGACTTTCCATCCAACCATCAACCGCTACTTTTACAGGTTGAGGAACATTCGTACCTTTGAAGAGATTTTCACCTACGACCCAGTAGATGATACCACCAGCACGTACTCTGTCTTCGAGAGTGCTGCCATCATCGCCAGTGTGACTAAAAAAGTTATTCTCTGCCATTTGTCGGCTATAATTACGGGCAACCTGTGCTAATTTCTCATTATGCTCTAAGGGCTGGAGTTCTGCATCTTGACGCACCTCGTTAATGCGTTGTCGAACTGCAATTTCTATTTGGTTAGTTGTTCCAGATTGGGTGGGTTGTGGCGGCTTACTTGATGGAATCTCGACTCTAGGTAACGGTGGTAAATATTCAACTACCCCTTCACACCCAGTTAAAACCAGCGTCATCGCTGCGCCT encodes:
- a CDS encoding CAP domain-containing protein; translated protein: MKNQLSQILWVVGAAMTLVLTGCEGVVEYLPPLPRVEIPSSKPPQPTQSGTTNQIEIAVRQRINEVRQDAELQPLEHNEKLAQVARNYSRQMAENNFFSHTGDDGSTLEDRVRAGGIIYWVVGENLFKGTNVPQPVKVAVDGWMESPGHRDNILRPVFRETGVGVWRVDNTYYITQLFLRR